The DNA sequence GTGATAGAAACTAGTTGAGAATCAATTTGCCATTTTTCGTCATTCGCAAAACATACAAACGATCTTGATGTCGGATGTATAGCGCTCCGCCTTGACCAAGCAATTGCCTGCTGCTGATCAGATTGATTGGTTCCGCACTACTC is a window from the Gammaproteobacteria bacterium genome containing:
- the hemP gene encoding hemin uptake protein HemP, with the protein product MNLISSRQLLGQGGALYIRHQDRLYVLRMTKNGKLILN